In Mycobacteriales bacterium, a genomic segment contains:
- a CDS encoding response regulator transcription factor, whose translation MLVVDDHPIFRDGLAALLNSLDDIEVVATAGDGPDAIDAVEAAGGVDVVLMDINLPSMSGVEATTHLLARPDPPVVLAVTMVDDDDTVVAAMRAGARGYVLKGATSEEITAAVRTVAAGGAVFGAGVAAQVLALTATAAARQPVHIEGLTVREREVLALIAEGAGNPQIARALGISVKTVQNYVSRILDKLQVSDRTQAALKARHPPV comes from the coding sequence GTGCTCGTCGTCGACGACCACCCGATCTTTCGGGACGGCCTCGCCGCGCTACTCAACTCACTCGACGACATCGAGGTCGTCGCCACCGCCGGTGACGGGCCCGACGCCATCGACGCGGTCGAGGCAGCCGGAGGCGTCGACGTCGTGCTGATGGACATCAACCTGCCCAGCATGTCCGGTGTCGAGGCCACCACCCATCTCCTCGCGCGGCCGGACCCGCCGGTCGTCCTCGCCGTCACCATGGTCGACGACGACGACACGGTGGTCGCCGCGATGCGCGCTGGCGCCCGCGGCTACGTCCTCAAGGGCGCCACCAGCGAGGAGATCACCGCAGCCGTGCGCACCGTTGCGGCTGGCGGAGCGGTCTTCGGTGCCGGCGTTGCCGCGCAGGTCCTCGCCCTTACCGCCACCGCCGCTGCTCGGCAGCCCGTACACATCGAGGGTCTCACCGTCCGGGAACGCGAGGTCCTCGCGCTGATCGCCGAAGGTGCCGGCAACCCTCAGATCGCGCGAGCCCTAGGCATCAGCGTAAAGACTGTACAGAATTACGTTTCCCGGATCCTTGACAAACTCCAGGTCTCCGACCGGACCCAAGCCGCGCTCAAAGCACGACACCCTCCCGTTTGA
- a CDS encoding sensor histidine kinase, translating to MTVAVIAAAVTVTLLGISGSLSVAVSDHRAVVTAGFNAAVVVAFALVGAVVAGARPGNRVGWLMLAAGAAWALGSAGVDLSYHGIVIAPGSVPASSAFAVAGAAVRSVGWYLVTLVVPAYFPDGRLAEPRVRWLKLVLIVIMVASVLDATTDKQADLSGYGAWRNPIAPPRPWDVISGIGLLGHVPLSLVAVGGIIVGLRARWRCGDAVARQQLLLFFAAVALPVLSVPLSFGVAGVGDWVFGAVALPLPFAIGFAVLARGLYDLRTAANRTLVWVTLSLVIAGLYAVVIAGLGSRIDAGGVGWLAWAAAAVVAVTFAPLRDLLQRGINRLTFGRWDEPYDVLAGLGQQLEAGADVHRLLVNVVNELRGLGLGDVAIRDAYGYVLAGDTTPSDGRVEQPLAAFGQPVGTLLYRAPDPPLRVRDRRLLDDLAGHLGGVLNAHQLTLDLQRALEQQVLSREEERRRLRRDLHDGLGPALAGHLLRLDLIAAKVGCTSPAAPEIDELRDELRGTVTEVRRVVEGLRPPALDELGLTGALTQVLQRLAAGNAVRVDLHVGELPSLSAATEVAAFRIVTEAVTNVIRHANARTCRVSIDASDGVLRASVTDDGTGIRNATSSSGNGLQTMRERADELRGRLRVSSAFGTTVTAELPLFSTGRPAATESAQSGRP from the coding sequence GTGACGGTCGCGGTGATCGCCGCGGCCGTCACCGTCACGCTGCTCGGGATCAGCGGCTCGCTGTCGGTCGCAGTCAGCGACCACCGGGCGGTGGTCACGGCCGGCTTCAACGCGGCGGTGGTGGTCGCGTTCGCGCTCGTCGGGGCGGTGGTGGCGGGAGCGCGCCCGGGTAATCGGGTGGGCTGGCTGATGCTCGCGGCCGGGGCCGCTTGGGCCTTAGGCAGCGCGGGCGTCGACCTCTCCTATCACGGCATCGTGATTGCGCCGGGCAGTGTTCCCGCCTCGTCGGCGTTCGCGGTCGCCGGGGCGGCGGTGCGGTCGGTTGGCTGGTACCTAGTCACGCTGGTGGTGCCGGCGTACTTTCCGGACGGGCGGTTGGCCGAGCCGCGGGTGCGGTGGCTCAAGCTGGTGCTGATCGTGATCATGGTGGCGTCGGTGCTCGATGCGACCACCGATAAGCAGGCGGATCTCAGCGGCTATGGCGCCTGGCGCAACCCGATCGCCCCACCCCGGCCGTGGGATGTGATCAGCGGAATCGGGCTGCTCGGCCATGTACCGCTCAGCCTGGTGGCGGTCGGCGGCATCATCGTCGGGTTGCGGGCTCGGTGGCGGTGCGGCGACGCTGTCGCTCGTCAGCAGCTGCTGCTGTTCTTCGCCGCGGTGGCGCTGCCGGTCCTCTCCGTCCCGCTCTCGTTCGGTGTCGCGGGCGTGGGCGACTGGGTGTTCGGTGCGGTTGCGCTGCCGCTGCCGTTCGCGATCGGGTTCGCGGTGCTCGCCCGCGGGCTGTATGACCTTCGCACCGCGGCGAACCGCACCCTGGTGTGGGTGACTCTGTCGCTGGTGATCGCGGGGCTTTACGCCGTAGTGATCGCAGGGTTGGGCAGCCGGATCGACGCCGGCGGCGTCGGCTGGCTGGCTTGGGCCGCCGCCGCGGTGGTAGCGGTCACCTTCGCGCCGCTTCGCGACCTGCTGCAGCGTGGCATCAACCGGCTCACCTTCGGCCGATGGGACGAGCCCTACGACGTGCTCGCCGGGCTCGGGCAGCAACTCGAGGCGGGCGCTGACGTCCATCGTTTGCTCGTCAATGTTGTCAACGAGCTGCGCGGCTTGGGTCTCGGTGACGTGGCGATACGCGACGCGTACGGGTACGTCCTGGCCGGCGACACGACACCCAGCGACGGGCGGGTCGAGCAGCCATTGGCGGCGTTCGGTCAGCCGGTCGGGACCCTGCTCTACCGGGCCCCCGACCCGCCGCTTCGGGTCCGGGACCGTCGGCTGCTCGACGACCTGGCGGGGCATCTCGGCGGCGTGCTGAACGCCCACCAGCTCACCTTGGACCTGCAGCGGGCACTCGAACAGCAAGTGCTCAGCCGCGAAGAAGAGCGGCGCCGGCTCCGTCGGGACCTGCACGACGGGCTCGGCCCCGCGCTCGCCGGTCACCTGCTCCGGCTCGACCTCATCGCCGCGAAAGTCGGATGTACGTCCCCAGCGGCCCCCGAAATCGACGAGCTGCGCGACGAGCTGCGCGGCACTGTCACCGAGGTCCGCCGCGTGGTAGAGGGGCTGCGCCCACCCGCATTGGACGAGCTCGGTCTCACCGGCGCGCTCACCCAGGTGCTGCAACGGCTAGCTGCCGGCAACGCGGTGCGCGTCGACTTGCACGTCGGTGAACTCCCGTCGCTGTCCGCGGCCACCGAGGTCGCGGCTTTCCGCATCGTCACCGAAGCCGTCACCAACGTCATCCGGCACGCCAACGCGCGCACGTGCCGGGTCAGCATCGACGCTTCCGACGGCGTGCTGCGCGCAAGCGTCACCGATGACGGCACCGGCATACGGAATGCCACGTCATCGTCGGGGAACGGGCTGCAGACCATGCGCGAGCGTGCCGATGAGCTGCGCGGACGTCTACGCGTGAGCTCCGCTTTCGGCACCACCGTCACTGCCGAACTTCCACTGTTCTCAACCGGGCGACCAGCGGCGACCGAATCGGCTCAGTCGGGCCGACCGTGA